In Callithrix jacchus isolate 240 chromosome 18, calJac240_pri, whole genome shotgun sequence, one DNA window encodes the following:
- the ITLN2 gene encoding LOW QUALITY PROTEIN: intelectin-2 (The sequence of the model RefSeq protein was modified relative to this genomic sequence to represent the inferred CDS: inserted 3 bases in 2 codons): MLTRLRTMTRFGFLLFLSVATSGRSAAAASSLEMLSRMDGSCVSSFSSLPRNCKEIKECCHSAGDGLYFLHTKNGVIXQTFCDMTSGGGGWTLVASVHENDMHGKCTVSDHWSSQQGNKADYPEGNGNWANYTFGSAEAATSNDCKIPGYYDIQAKDLGIWHVPNKSPMQHWRNRALLRYHTNTGFFQSLGHNLFGLYQKYPVKYGLGKCWNDNGPAIPVVYDFGDAKKTASYYTPHGQLEFVAGFVQFRVFNNERAANAPCAGIRVTGCNTEPHCXGGGVFLPEGNPRPCGDFSAFDWNGYGAHIKSSCSQQISEATVLLLYR; the protein is encoded by the exons atgttgaccaggttg AGGACAATGACCAGATTCGGCTTCCTGCTGTTTCTGTCCGTGGCCACCAGTGGGCGCAGTGCAG CAGCGGCCTCTTCTCTTGAGATGCTCTCGAGGATGGACGGAAGCTGtgtctcctccttttcttccctgccTAGAAACTGCAAGGAAATCAAGGAATGTTGCCATAGCGCAGGTG ATGGCCTGTATTTTCTCCACACCAAGAATGGTGTTAT ACAGACCTTCTGTGACATGACCTCTGGGGGTGGCGGCTGGACCCTGGTGGCCAGCGTGCATGAGAATGACATGCATGGGAAGTGCACGGTGAGCGATCACTGGTCTAGTCAGCAGGGCAACAAAGCAGACTACCCAGAGGGGAATGGCAACTGGGCCAACTACACCTTTGGGTCTGCAGAGGCGGCCACAAGCAATGACTGCAAG ATCCCTGGCTACTATGACATCCAGGCCAAGGACCTGGGCATCTGGCATGTGCCCAACAAGTCCCCCATGCAGCACTGGAGAAACAGAGCCCTGCTGAGGTACCACACCAACACTGGCTTCTTCCAGAGCCTGGGACATAATCTGTTTGGCCTCTACCAG AAATATCCAGTGAAATACGGATTAGGGAAATGTTGGAATGACAATGGCCCAGCCATACCTGTGGTCTATGACTTTGGTGATGCTAAGAAGACTGCATCTTATTACACACCACATGGTCAAC TGGAATTTGTTGCAGGATTTGTCCAGTTCAgggtttttaataatgaaagagCAGCCAATGCCCCTTGTGCTGGGATAAGAGTTACTGGCTGTAACACTGAGCCT CACT ATGGTGGAGGAGTGTTCCTTCCAGAGGGTAATCCCCGTCCGTGTGGGGACTTCTCTGCCTTTGACTGGAATGGATATGGAGCTCACATTAAGAGCAGCTGCAGTCAGCAGATATCGGAGGCCACTGTACTCTTGCTCTATAGATGA